One Primulina eburnea isolate SZY01 unplaced genomic scaffold, ASM2296580v1 ctg291_ERROPOS436017, whole genome shotgun sequence genomic window carries:
- the LOC140820926 gene encoding uncharacterized protein isoform X3 — protein sequence MCFISCLVKLHPPRSPRLLVQTVLSFKVCDFFKRPKSESDPVEGALEEGSHSLENHGIHMLGQIKHGSCHSRAILFKVLADTIGLECRLMVGLPREGVMERTDSYKHISVIVISDSIELLVDLVHTPGKLIPFSAKAVFLSHLSAGESDSAENDSYDSPIEPNSPLCGFSDQIEVEEKSHSEPNVANSFWRCYRKKVMAGQRTANSSPEHPFFRGHGRSMLGGRSHHFEEYNDINASRSAGASPIEARRRRRRCISMIPEIGDDIVRAVRELNKNLMRNRLPVEQVNSSGSCSTSEKDDSSDLQESVSRSSLDDHDGIYGQKLLTDIFRRKQYSTHKAISLPSSPHHFSNQASTGSEPTEVFASSNMMSTFDKVLESSTILNKPLLPFQEWNIDFSEITIGTRVGIGFFGEVFRGTWNGLEVAIKVFLEQDLTDEIVEDFCNEVSILSRIRHPNVILFLGACTKPPRLSLVTEYMEMGSLYFLMHSSGLKKKLSWQRRFKMLCDICRGLMHIHRMKIAHRDLKSANCLVNKHWAVKICDFGLSRRLNTRPMKDSSSAGTPEWMAPELIRNEPFTEQCDIFSLGVLIWELCTLKKPWEGIPSIQVVYAVANDGQRLEIPEGPLSTLIADCWSEPDKRPSCQEILSRLHDCERLLV from the exons ATGTGCTTCATAAGTTGTTTGGTCAAACTTCATCCACCTCGATCCCCTCGATTATTGGTACAGACAGTGTTGTCATTCAAG GTCTGCGATTTCTTCAAACGACCAAAATCAGAATCAGATCCAGTAGAAGGTGCCCTCGAAGAAGGCTCTCACTCACTGGAAAACCATGGTATCCATATGCTTGGTCAGATAAAGCACGGTTCTTGCCATTCCCGGGCAATCTTATTCAAAGTTCTGGCCGACACTATCGGGCTTGAATGTAGGCTTATGGTG GGTTTACCTCGAGAAGGAGTGATGGAGCGAACCGATTCCTATAAGCACATCTCTGTCATTGTTATTTCAgattcaatagaacttttggttGATCTTGTACATACTCCTGGCAAGCTGATTCCATTTTCAGCAAAGGCGGTGTTTCTTTCTCATCTATCTGCTGGAGAGAGTGATTCTGCAGAGAACGACTCATATGATTCACCTATTGAACCAAATAGTCCTCTTTGCGGCTTTTCAGATCAAATAGAAGTTGAAGA AAAATCACATAGTGAGCCAAATGTGGCAAATTCATTTTGGCGGTGCTACAGGAAGAAAGTCATGGCTGGGCAAAGAACAGCTAATTCGAG TCCGGAACATCCTTTCTTCCGTGGACATGGGAGATCTATGCTTGGTGGTCGCAGCCATCATTTTGAAGAGTACAACGACATTAATGCATCAAG GTCTGCTGGTGCATCCCCGATAGAAGCCCGCAGGAGAAGACGACGCTGTATTAGCATGATTCCTGAGATTGGTGATGATATTGTGAG GGCTGTTCGAGAATTGAATAAGAATCTGATGCGGAATCGTCTTCCAGTGGAACAAGTAAATTCATCTGGTAGTTGTTCTACAAGCGAGAAAGACGATAGCTCTGATCTTCAAGAAAGT GTGTCAAGGTCGAGTCTAGATGATCATGATGGAATTTATGGCCAAAAACTTTTGACAGATATTTTCCGTCGGAAGCAATATAGTACCCACAAGGCAATCTCATTGCCTTCATCTCCTCATCATTTCTCCAATCAAGCTTCTACTGGGAGTGAGCCCACAGAGGTTTTTGCCAGTTCTAATATGATGTCAACATTCGATAAAGTTCTGGAATCGTCAACAATCTTGAACAAACCGTTATTGCCATTCCAAGAATGGAACATTGATTTTTCTGAAATAACCATTGGAACTCGCGTTGGAATAG GATTTTTCGGGGAAGTTTTCAGAGGCACCTGGAATGGTTTAGAGGTAGCGATTAAAGTGTTTCTTGAACAAGATCTAACTGATGAGATTGTTGAAGATTTTTGTAACGAGGTATCTATCTTGAG CCGAATTCGCCACCCAAATG TGATACTATTCCTTGGTGCTTGCACGAAGCCTCCTCGCTTGTCCCTGGTTACTGAATacatggaaatgggatcattgTATTTTCTGATGCATTCTAGTGGACTGAAAAAGAAACTTAGCTGGCAGAGGAGATTTAAAATGCTGTGTGATATATGCAG GGGCTTGATGCACATACATCGGATGAAAATAGCACACCGTGATCTGAAAAGTGCAAATTGTCTTGTGAATAAGCATTGGGCGGTtaagatatgtgattttgggcTTTCTCGGAGACTTAATACCAGACCAATGAAGGATTCTTCTTCTGCTGGAACTCCGGAATGGATGGCACCAGAACTTATCCGTAATGAACCCTTCACGGAGCAATGTGACATATTTAGTCTTGGGGTCCTAATATGGGAACTCTGCACGCTAAAGAAACCGTGGGAAGGCATACCATCAATCCAA GTAGTATATGCTGTTGCCAATGATGGACAGAGGCTTGAAATTCCAGAAGGTCCACTGAGCACTCTAATTGCAG ATTGCTGGTCTGAACCAGATAAACGGCCATCTTGTCAGGAGATTCTCTCACGGCTGCATGATTGTGAAAGGTTGTTAGTTTAA